The following coding sequences lie in one Acidimicrobiales bacterium genomic window:
- a CDS encoding Gfo/Idh/MocA family oxidoreductase — protein MSDGTRPSTGDGTPLTVGLVGAGPWAGMVHAPTFAAGPETTLAGVWARRPEQAEALAGRFGAPAFGRVEELFDHCDAVAFCVAPAAQGELAPLAARAGKALFLEKPLAEDLDTARRVADAVDEAGVVTQVLLSWRYTSAARDFLAGVPALRPIGAAGRFLSGAMLGGPFVSPWRLEHGGLLDVGPHLVDLLDAALGPVVDVRAHGDRRWTGLLLDHEGGAVSEASLSLFSRTDDVAGVEVYGEAASAALDCSSIVGADSFAVARREFAEAVRSGVPHPLDARHALRLQGVIARARDQLG, from the coding sequence GTGAGCGATGGCACCCGTCCGTCGACCGGGGACGGCACGCCGCTCACCGTCGGCCTCGTCGGCGCCGGGCCGTGGGCCGGGATGGTGCACGCCCCGACGTTCGCCGCCGGCCCCGAGACGACCCTCGCCGGGGTGTGGGCCCGCCGGCCCGAGCAGGCCGAGGCGCTGGCCGGCCGCTTCGGCGCCCCGGCCTTCGGGCGGGTGGAGGAGCTGTTCGACCACTGCGACGCGGTCGCCTTCTGCGTGGCGCCGGCCGCCCAGGGCGAGCTGGCCCCGCTGGCCGCCCGGGCCGGCAAGGCGCTGTTCCTCGAGAAGCCGCTCGCAGAGGACCTCGACACCGCCCGCCGGGTGGCCGACGCCGTCGACGAGGCCGGCGTCGTCACCCAGGTCCTCCTCAGCTGGCGGTACACGTCGGCGGCCCGCGACTTCCTCGCCGGCGTGCCGGCGCTTCGCCCGATCGGCGCCGCCGGGCGGTTCCTGTCGGGCGCCATGCTCGGCGGCCCGTTCGTCAGCCCGTGGCGGCTCGAGCACGGCGGCCTGCTCGACGTCGGCCCCCACCTGGTCGACCTGCTCGACGCCGCGCTCGGGCCGGTGGTCGACGTGCGCGCCCACGGGGACCGGCGCTGGACCGGCCTCCTCCTCGACCACGAGGGCGGCGCCGTCAGCGAGGCGTCGCTGTCGCTGTTCTCGCGGACCGACGACGTGGCCGGCGTGGAGGTGTACGGCGAGGCGGCGTCGGCCGCCCTCGACTGCTCCTCGATCGTCGGCGCCGACTCGTTCGCCGTGGCCCGCCGGGAGTTCGCCGAGGCCGTCCGCTCCGGCGTGCCCCACCCGCTCGACGCCCGGCACGCCCTGCGCCTCCAGGGCGTGATCGCGAGGGCCAGGGACCAGCTGGGGTAG